The Gilliamella apicola genome window below encodes:
- the nadK gene encoding NAD(+) kinase has product MIPFKCIGLIGLPRKLEAIETHQVLYDWLIKLGIRVLVEDRLAEYIQFPVSHYASLETIGEQADLAIVVGGDGNMLRSARYLSHYKIKVIGVNRGNLGFLTDISHEQVIEQLSPVIAGEYVDDPRFLLEVSIFDNGKMINSGFAVNEIVITPNTVAHMIDYDVYINELNAFSQRADGLIIATPTGSTAYSLSAGGPILAPHLDALIITPMFPHSLAVRPLVIKGDSPIHLKFPTTALDLNIACDSQIILPVKPSHDVIIRRSSYEFNLIHSVDYDYFNNLSSKLGWSQKMF; this is encoded by the coding sequence ATGATTCCATTTAAATGCATTGGTCTAATTGGACTGCCACGTAAATTAGAAGCAATTGAAACTCATCAAGTGCTTTATGATTGGCTTATTAAACTTGGTATTCGCGTATTAGTAGAAGATAGATTAGCCGAATATATTCAATTCCCAGTTAGTCATTATGCCTCGTTGGAAACAATTGGTGAGCAAGCTGATTTGGCTATTGTAGTTGGTGGAGATGGCAACATGTTACGCTCAGCACGGTACTTATCTCACTATAAAATCAAAGTAATTGGGGTTAATCGAGGTAATCTAGGTTTTTTGACTGATATTTCGCATGAACAGGTGATTGAACAATTAAGTCCAGTTATTGCGGGTGAATATGTCGATGATCCACGTTTTTTATTAGAAGTATCCATATTTGATAATGGCAAAATGATTAACTCAGGCTTCGCTGTGAATGAAATTGTAATAACCCCAAATACGGTTGCACATATGATTGATTATGATGTCTATATTAATGAACTCAATGCTTTTTCGCAGCGTGCTGATGGGTTAATTATTGCCACACCGACTGGCTCAACAGCTTATTCACTATCGGCTGGTGGACCTATTTTAGCACCTCATTTAGATGCCTTGATTATTACACCAATGTTTCCGCATTCTTTAGCCGTTAGACCATTAGTGATTAAAGGAGACAGTCCTATTCATCTTAAATTCCCAACGACAGCCTTGGATTTGAATATTGCTTGTGACAGCCAAATAATTTTACCAGTAAAACCATCACACGATGTCATTATCCGCCGTTCTTCATATGAATTTAATTTAATTCACTCTGTGGATTATGATTACTTTAATAATCTTTCAAGTAAATTAGGCTGGTCACAAAAAATGTTTTAA
- a CDS encoding phosphatidylglycerophosphatase A family protein produces MTKQERNKDFKKYVQLTNPIHLLAVGLGAGMSPIMPGTMGSAMAIPLWLLFNGLQPYLYWVLIVVAFIFGCFLCQKTSDDTHTHDSGHIVWDEFVGMWITLFFIPQISVLWVAIAFVAFRVFDMAKPWPIRWFDKRVPGGFGIMVDDVIAAIFSSVTVYVITLLIK; encoded by the coding sequence ATGACAAAACAAGAGCGAAATAAAGACTTTAAAAAATATGTGCAATTAACAAACCCTATTCATTTACTTGCGGTGGGTTTAGGGGCGGGTATGTCTCCTATTATGCCAGGCACAATGGGATCGGCTATGGCAATTCCACTTTGGCTGCTATTTAATGGTTTGCAACCGTATTTATATTGGGTTTTAATTGTTGTCGCCTTTATTTTTGGTTGTTTTTTATGTCAAAAAACGTCGGATGATACTCATACTCATGATTCAGGACATATAGTATGGGATGAATTTGTTGGGATGTGGATTACCCTATTTTTTATTCCACAAATCTCTGTTTTATGGGTTGCTATTGCTTTTGTCGCTTTTAGAGTCTTTGATATGGCAAAACCTTGGCCGATTCGCTGGTTTGATAAACGAGTGCCAGGAGGTTTTGGTATTATGGTTGATGATGTAATTGCGGCTATCTTTTCTTCAGTGACTGTTTATGTGATAACTTTGCTAATTAAGTAA
- the grpE gene encoding nucleotide exchange factor GrpE: protein MTEQDKNMSENEANIDTPAEETTEQQAAAQPNLEEQLKAKDTRIAELEQALQLAKKNESEAMIRARAEIDNVRKRVEQDVDKARKFALEKFSNELLPVIDNLERALLSTDKNNPEHQATVEGLELTLKSFLDTVKKFGIEVVSTEDSQLNPDVHQAISMVESPEHQSGQIVNTIQKGYTLNGRLIRPAMVIVAK, encoded by the coding sequence ATGACAGAACAAGATAAAAATATGTCAGAAAATGAAGCTAACATTGACACCCCAGCAGAAGAAACAACAGAACAACAAGCAGCAGCGCAGCCAAATTTAGAAGAGCAATTGAAAGCAAAAGATACTCGTATTGCCGAGCTTGAACAAGCTTTACAATTAGCTAAAAAGAATGAAAGCGAAGCGATGATTCGTGCACGCGCTGAAATTGATAATGTTCGTAAACGCGTTGAGCAAGATGTCGATAAAGCACGTAAATTTGCATTAGAAAAATTTTCAAATGAATTATTACCAGTTATTGATAACTTAGAACGTGCTTTATTATCTACTGACAAAAATAATCCAGAACATCAAGCAACCGTTGAAGGTTTAGAACTGACATTAAAATCGTTCTTAGACACAGTTAAAAAGTTTGGTATTGAAGTCGTTAGCACGGAAGATTCTCAACTAAATCCTGATGTGCACCAAGCAATTAGCATGGTTGAATCACCAGAACATCAATCAGGACAAATCGTTAATACAATCCAAAAAGGTTATACTTTAAATGGTCGATTAATTCGTCCTGCGATGGTTATTGTTGCTAAATAA
- the def gene encoding peptide deformylase — protein MAILPVLRFPDERLRKVAKPVTQFTPELQTIIDNMIETMYEEKGIGLASTQVDIHEQIIVIDVTEDKSQPYVIINPEVISQEGETGIEEGCLSIPDCRGFVPRAEKIKIKALDRDGNPYEIDADDLLAICIQHEMDHLKGKLFVDYLSPLKRQRIEQKMKKLTREEQRNK, from the coding sequence ATGGCTATTTTACCGGTATTACGTTTCCCTGATGAGCGACTCCGCAAAGTTGCTAAACCCGTCACCCAATTTACGCCTGAGTTACAAACTATTATTGATAACATGATTGAAACCATGTATGAAGAAAAAGGCATTGGTCTTGCGTCAACACAAGTGGACATACATGAGCAGATCATTGTAATTGATGTAACTGAAGACAAAAGCCAACCTTATGTGATTATTAATCCTGAAGTAATCAGTCAAGAAGGCGAAACAGGAATTGAAGAAGGTTGCTTATCAATACCTGATTGTCGAGGATTTGTACCAAGAGCGGAAAAAATTAAAATCAAAGCACTAGATCGTGATGGAAATCCTTATGAAATTGATGCCGACGACCTACTTGCTATTTGTATACAACACGAAATGGATCACTTAAAAGGTAAATTATTTGTCGATTACCTTTCACCATTAAAACGTCAGCGAATTGAACAAAAGATGAAAAAACTGACACGTGAAGAGCAACGTAATAAATAA